One region of Sandaracinaceae bacterium genomic DNA includes:
- a CDS encoding serine/threonine protein kinase has protein sequence MSASEDSVRSQELTFDIPSDMKMEDWVGAIIDERYRIEAIIGVGGMAAVFSAEHVRLGHRVALKVLLPAFQEHEEIRARFAREALAMARLDHPHIATAIDYGELDDGGRYMVMPLVPGESLRDELHRRGAFPWAEACAIGAQVADALAAAHEAEVVHRDLKPDNVMCARRLDGAIRATVLDFGIARVRSLDAADPDRMSRLRTLTHVGHVMGTPGYMAPEQATGQSVDERTDLYALGLVLYEMVTGRQRYPSEKVSGVSEILTLQLTEPSTHLRDLPNFAHIPEELDTIVARLLQSKPSDRPATAAEVRDVLLELAYGHSAHGKDPALKTGESEALKKRRDATTGSAHVASGPVRKARRGLFLFLGMLTGVALTVGGLVYTGLVEVPIDEDFNLITRTTAQGTDVPEALVQDVAIMNESIETGIRRDAARRILAFEPSTALPPWLEAAAQLEAARSCETREVALTRIRELGDRRARPAVDHLDTTPRRGCGRQGRYDCYACVRDSLSQTLDVLNGIVPAAAAVAAPPAETEPVLEAGTAAP, from the coding sequence GTGTCGGCGAGCGAAGACAGCGTGCGCTCGCAGGAGCTCACGTTCGACATCCCGTCCGACATGAAGATGGAAGACTGGGTCGGGGCCATCATCGACGAGCGCTACCGCATCGAGGCCATCATCGGGGTGGGCGGCATGGCGGCGGTGTTCTCGGCGGAGCACGTGCGTTTGGGGCACCGCGTGGCGCTCAAGGTGCTGCTGCCCGCGTTCCAAGAGCACGAAGAGATCCGCGCGCGCTTCGCCCGTGAGGCGCTGGCCATGGCCCGCCTCGACCACCCGCACATCGCCACCGCCATCGACTACGGCGAGCTGGACGACGGCGGGCGCTACATGGTCATGCCGCTGGTCCCGGGCGAGAGCCTGCGGGACGAGCTGCACCGCCGCGGGGCCTTCCCCTGGGCCGAGGCGTGCGCCATCGGCGCGCAGGTGGCCGACGCCCTCGCCGCCGCGCACGAGGCCGAGGTGGTGCACCGCGATCTCAAGCCCGACAACGTCATGTGCGCGCGCCGCCTGGACGGGGCCATCCGCGCCACGGTGCTGGACTTCGGCATCGCGCGCGTGCGCAGCCTGGACGCCGCCGACCCCGACCGCATGAGCCGCCTGCGCACGCTCACGCACGTGGGCCACGTGATGGGCACGCCGGGCTACATGGCGCCCGAGCAGGCCACCGGGCAGTCCGTGGACGAGCGCACCGATCTCTACGCGCTGGGCCTGGTGCTCTACGAGATGGTCACGGGGCGGCAGCGCTACCCCAGCGAGAAGGTCAGCGGCGTGAGCGAGATCCTCACGCTGCAGCTGACCGAGCCGTCCACGCACCTGCGTGACCTGCCCAACTTCGCGCACATCCCCGAGGAGCTGGACACCATCGTGGCCCGGCTGCTGCAGTCGAAGCCCTCGGACCGGCCCGCCACGGCGGCCGAGGTGCGCGACGTGCTGCTGGAGCTGGCCTATGGGCACTCGGCGCACGGCAAAGACCCCGCGCTGAAGACGGGCGAGTCCGAAGCGCTCAAGAAGCGCCGCGACGCGACCACCGGCTCGGCGCACGTGGCCAGCGGTCCGGTGCGCAAGGCGCGGCGCGGGCTGTTCCTGTTCCTGGGGATGCTCACGGGCGTGGCGCTCACCGTGGGCGGTCTGGTCTACACGGGCCTGGTCGAGGTGCCCATCGACGAGGACTTCAACCTCATCACGCGCACCACCGCGCAGGGCACCGACGTGCCCGAGGCCCTCGTCCAAGACGTGGCCATCATGAACGAGAGCATCGAGACGGGCATTCGGCGTGACGCCGCTCGGCGCATCCTGGCCTTCGAGCCGTCCACGGCGCTGCCCCCGTGGCTCGAGGCCGCGGCTCAGCTCGAGGCCGCCCGCAGCTGCGAGACCCGCGAGGTGGCGCTCACGCGCATCCGTGAGCTGGGCGACCGGCGCGCCCGCCCCGCGGTGGACCACCTGGACACCACGCCGCGCCGCGGCTGCGGTCGGCAGGGGCGCTACGACTGCTACGCCTGCGTGCGCGACAGCCTGTCGCAGACGCTCGACGTGCTGAACGGCATCGTGCCCGCCGCGGCTGCGGTCGCTGCGCCCCCCGCCGAGACCGAGCCGGTCCTCGAGGCGGGCACCGCGGCTCCCTGA
- a CDS encoding recombinase family protein, whose product MSGRYQPLAGLRIGIYARYSSDKQNDTSATDQIDYCAQSVARLGGNVSASLVFREEAISGASLDRPGWQACMAAVRARRIDVLVVESQSRVSRSLADSASVLDELRFLGVTLLGVSDGLDTRREDSDLMAGVNGAVNQQYLRKLGRETKRGMTQRARAQKVTGGRTFGYKSVTAPDGNGKVWMVDEAEAAWVRRIFTQYATGTPPRTIAETLDTAGVPPPRSKSEGWKKGTVSSILGNERYLGVVKFNQRHWMKRPGTNQRVPRPGNPDEQVRYQDDTLRIVSDEQWQAVAARRAAEHPAKKGRRGLRRKRTYPLSGLLVCGGCGAQLVIANERYYGCKARHQNRNHCSVSRTVREDHLRAALMSSLTKQLGTPRALRYLRDQLATQQAAAAQTEDATRRELTRTLAQADAAVTKLVDLAMNAGEGSGAIMDRLRQEEARRDHLRTELAALANPERAPVLLPQGTDPDAATDALLRTILHLPTLAEINPEAARDALRLLLGDTKLTVTHHEDGSTVVTGELYPLGVLLPPAPSSPNTGRAQQKTPSPFETRCSELEGISNDGCGGRI is encoded by the coding sequence ATGAGCGGCCGCTATCAGCCCCTGGCCGGCCTGCGCATCGGCATCTACGCGCGCTACTCGAGCGACAAGCAGAACGACACCAGCGCCACCGACCAAATCGACTACTGCGCGCAGTCCGTCGCGCGCCTGGGCGGGAACGTGTCCGCGAGCCTGGTGTTCCGCGAAGAGGCCATCAGCGGCGCGTCGCTCGACCGGCCCGGCTGGCAGGCCTGCATGGCCGCGGTGCGCGCGCGCCGGATCGACGTGCTGGTGGTGGAGAGCCAGTCGCGCGTCTCGCGCAGCCTGGCCGACTCGGCCTCCGTGCTGGACGAGCTCCGCTTTCTCGGGGTCACGCTGCTGGGCGTCTCCGACGGCCTCGACACGCGGCGCGAAGACTCCGACCTGATGGCGGGCGTGAACGGCGCCGTGAACCAACAGTACCTGCGCAAGCTGGGCCGCGAGACCAAGCGCGGCATGACGCAGCGCGCGCGGGCGCAGAAAGTCACCGGCGGCCGAACCTTTGGCTACAAGTCAGTCACAGCCCCCGACGGCAACGGCAAGGTCTGGATGGTCGATGAGGCGGAGGCCGCCTGGGTGCGGCGCATCTTCACCCAGTACGCCACGGGCACACCCCCACGGACCATCGCCGAGACGCTCGACACGGCCGGCGTGCCCCCGCCGCGCAGCAAGTCCGAAGGCTGGAAGAAGGGCACCGTCAGCTCCATCCTCGGCAACGAGCGCTACCTGGGCGTGGTGAAATTCAACCAGCGCCACTGGATGAAGCGCCCGGGCACCAACCAGCGCGTGCCCCGGCCCGGCAACCCCGACGAGCAGGTGCGCTACCAGGACGACACCCTGCGCATTGTCTCGGACGAGCAGTGGCAGGCGGTGGCCGCCCGCCGCGCCGCCGAACACCCGGCCAAGAAGGGCCGCCGCGGGCTCCGGCGCAAGCGCACCTACCCGCTGTCGGGCTTGCTGGTCTGCGGCGGCTGCGGCGCGCAGCTGGTGATCGCCAACGAGCGCTACTACGGCTGCAAGGCACGCCACCAGAACCGCAACCACTGCAGCGTCTCCCGCACCGTCCGCGAGGACCACCTGCGCGCGGCCCTGATGTCCAGCCTCACCAAGCAGCTGGGCACGCCCCGCGCGCTGCGCTACCTGCGCGACCAGCTGGCCACGCAGCAAGCCGCGGCCGCCCAGACCGAGGACGCCACCCGCCGCGAGCTCACGCGCACCCTGGCCCAGGCGGACGCCGCGGTCACCAAGCTGGTGGACCTGGCCATGAACGCGGGCGAGGGCTCGGGCGCCATCATGGACCGCCTACGCCAAGAAGAGGCGCGCCGAGATCACCTGCGCACGGAGCTGGCCGCCCTCGCCAACCCCGAGCGCGCGCCGGTGTTGCTGCCCCAAGGCACGGACCCGGACGCCGCCACCGACGCGCTGCTGCGCACCATCCTTCACCTGCCCACGCTGGCGGAGATTAACCCCGAAGCCGCCCGCGATGCGCTGCGCCTGCTGCTGGGCGACACCAAGCTCACCGTCACGCACCACGAAGACGGCAGCACCGTGGTCACGGGTGAGCTGTACCCGCTGGGCGTGCTGCTGCCGCCCGCCCCGAGCTCCCCGAACACGGGCCGAGCACAACAAAAAACACCGAGTCCTTTTGAGACCCGGTGTTCAGAGTTGGAAGGTATTTCCAATGATGGTTGCGGGGGCCGGATTTGA